The following DNA comes from Streptomyces sp. NBC_01197.
CGCTGGGCAGGTACGGGGCGGTGATCTGCTGCTCGCGGCTGATCAGGTAGGTGGTCGGGTCGAAGGGGGTGGGCTCGTTCATGGGGTCACATCTCCATCTCGTGCTGGTGGGCGGGGGCGTCGGGGGTGTGGGCGGGAGCCGGTGGGGCGGGCTCCTTGTCGCTGGCCAGCTCCGGCTCGCGTTCGGCGTGCTGGATGCGCTGGTGGTCGGCGGCGACGGGCTCCAGCGCCTGACCGGCGTGGTCGACCAGGGCGGAGACCGGAAGGGCCGGGTGGCGGGCGTAGTTGCGCAGGTCGTGACCGGCTGCGTCGAGCCGGTCGAGGGCGGCGGTGTGCAGGACCTGCGCGGCGGTGTAGGCGGCGGTGCCGCCCATCCCGGCCTCCTGCAGCTCGGCGAGGACCTGGTCGCTGGGCTGCGGCCCGGGGTGGCGCTGGGCCTCCCACGCGACGGTCAGCGGGTCGATGGGGGCGTGCCGCTCGTCGAGCGTGCGCATCGCCTGGTAGACGGCGGCCAGCTGCGGGTGGGAGAAGTCCCGGTCCTCCAGCCAGCCGGTGACCTCGTGCAGTTGGCGGGGTTCGTAGAGCAGGGAGGCGACGGTCTCGCCCTCGGCTTGGATGTCGACCCGGGCCTGCTCGGTGCGGGGCACCGGGGTGACCTCCTGCTCGGGCGTGGTGTCGAGCAGGTTGCGCACGGTCTCCGGTGCGGTCTTCCAGGCGGCGTCCAGCTGGGCGAGGCGCTGACCGGTCTTGTCGGCCTGCTCCAGTGCCTTGAGCGCCTGGTCGACCTCGGCCTGTCGGGCGGTGGCCCGCAGCGTCTCGCCGGCGTGTTCGACGGCCCGGTGGATCGCGGCCTCCAGCACCATCCCGCCGTACAGCGGGGCAGTGCGGGGGTTCGGGCAGACGCTGGCGTTGGCGAGGACGGACAGGCGGGAGGGGGTGAGGGTCTGCCGGATGCCCGGCTCCTCGATCTTCGCCACGGCGGCGGTGACGGCGGCCGGGACGTCGTTCGGGGCGACCTTGGAGAAGTCGATCGAGTGCAGCGTCTGCCACAAGGCGGCGTAGTCCGGGCGGGAGAAGGTCCCCGGCGGTATCCAGCGCATCGAGGGCAGCGCCTCGGGGCGGTGCAGCATCGCCCCGAGCAGCGCTTCCTCGGCCTTGAGCGTCAGCTTCTTCACCGGGCCACCCCGCCCGGCTCGTACGGGTGCAGGGGCGCGACCGCCGGGAGGTAGAGCGGGTGGCGCGGGTGCCCGGCCTTGGTGGTGCCCAGGGCCCACAGCCGGGCGCCGTGGGCCTTCTCGACGATGGCGGCGCGCTGGAGCCTGCCCCACGCTCCCCAGCCGAGGGTGAGGTCGTGGGCGGTCTCGGCGAGCAGCTGCAGCAGCGCGTCGTTGTGGGCGCCGACCGTGTCCAGCAGCCCGGTGGTAAGGACGCTGGGGTCGGTGGACCGGACGGCGAACAGGTTGGCCAGCACCAGCCCGCCGCAACGGTCGCGCTGGGCGAAGCCGACCAGTCGCCGGACCGTGGGGTCGTCCTGGTCGGCGGTGGCCATCGACGGGTTGAGTAGGACGTAGACCCAGTGCGGGCCGGGTACCCAGGTGCGCGTCAGGGCGTAGCGGTGGACCAGGTCGGGGCTGAACACGGCGGTGCCGGCGTCGCCCTGCTGATGGGTCAGGCCTTGGTCGGCGGCCCATGCCTGGATCTGCTCGGGCAGCGTCACGGCGTCACCTCCGCCGCGTCCGCCAGCTCTGCGAGCACGCGTGCGTGGCACGGCTCGCCCTCGGGGCACCAGCAGCCCAGCCGCTGGCCCTTGAGCCGGGGAAGCTCGCGGGCGACCAGGTCGCGGTGCTGGTCGAGCCACACGCGGTACTTGGCGACGACGTCCTCGGCGGTGCCGTGCTTGCCCACCTTGAAGGGGTTGGCGAGCAGGTGACCGGCGAGGTGCCATCCGCCCTGGTACATCGGGCGGCCGACGTAGACGACGCCCTCGATCTCGGGGTCGTCGCGGCGGCCCTTGAGGCACACCACGGTGGTGGGCCCGGTGGCGGCGACCTGCTCCTGATGCTCCTCCTCGAAGAGGTCGAGGCCCAGCTGCAGCCCGCCGTTCATCTCCGGATCGAAGGACTTCGGGGTCATGCCGCCTCCGCCCGGTGGAGAACGGCCCGCAGCCGGTTCCCGATCCAGGTGCCGACCTGTGGGGAGACTGCGTTGCCGAACCCGTCGACCTGGTTCCGGGCGGAGCCCCAGACGGTGAAGGTGCCGCGGTATTCGTTGAAGTCGACGTCGAAGCCGCAGCCGCGGCCGATCTCGTGCGCCGCCATCATTCGGTAGAAGCAGTCCTCAAGCGGCAGGTCGGCGAGCGACGCCTGCCACTGGGCCCTGAGCAGCGCGGTCGTGTCGGTGGCGGTGAGGGTGCCGAGTGGGTCCGTGACCGGGTGCGGTGCGGTCCCGTGGTCGGGGCTGGTTCCGTTCTGCTTGTACCAGCCGGCGGCCGTCAGCACCGCCGGGATCTGCTCCGAGGTGAAGGTGGGCATCGCCTCGCTGTGCAGCGTGGGCAGCGTGTTCTTCCGGTACGGGATGACCCCGGAAGACACCAGGGCGAGGGTCTCCGACCCGACCTGAGTGGGCAGCGGCTCCCCGGCGCCGCGCGCGGCACCCTGGAAGTTGTCCACGGCGAGCGCCATCGTCGGGGTGACCAGTCCGTCAGCGGCGTCCTGGGCCCACAGCGGCTGAACGACCGGACCGGTCGACAGGATCGCGGTCTCCTGCTGACTCGTCTGCGTCGCCATCGGCTGGAGCAGCAGCCGCTCGGAGCCGTGCACACCCTTCGCGGGCATGAGGATCGCCGGGAAGTCGGCGAAGCGCTGGCGGCAGCGTTCCGCGCGCGCCATCGACGACCGTGCGAGCGGGCCGACGAATCCGTCCGGAAACGTCTTGACCGGCTTGTCGCCGATGCGCGTCCCGAGATCGGCGAGGTCGAGCGCGGCCAGCGACGGCGTCATCGACGGGACGACCGGGCGGCGGCAGGACGGGCACCGGTATTCGTACTGCCGGCCATACGTCACCGTGCCGGACTCCGGGATGCCGGTCTTCCACGTCCACACCGCCTCGACGTCCTTGTCGCAGCGCCCGCAGTGCGACACCGGACGGTGCTCCAGGTCGGGCATCGGCAGGGACTTGTCGACGAACACCCAGTAGCCGCGGTCCCTCGACTGCGGCACCCCGAAGAACTGGCTGTTCAGGTACAGGACCTTGTGGTTGTAGCCCAGCAGATCGAACTGCTTGAGCCAGTACCTGTAGGTGCTCCCGTCACCGACCTTCTTGCGGCCGGGCAGCGCGGGCCCCCACGAGGTGAGCTGGGTGGTGCACTCGACCAAGATGAGCCGCGGGTGGTGCTTGGCGGCGTACTGCAGGACGCAGTTCGCGGTCGCCCGGTCCCGCTCCGAGCGCGTCACCTGCGCCTCGTAGTCGGGGTCCTCCAGCTCGAACAGGGTCGCGCCCTGCTCGTAGGCCCGGATCGTGTTGGCAAGCGAGTGGTTGACGCAGCTGACTCCGGCGGCCAAGAGGTCAGCCGGGGGAAGGTCGCGGGCGGAGTGGTAGTCGGAGGACTCAGGGTTGACCAGGTCGGCGATCCAGTGTTCGGCCTGGGGGTGGTTCGCTTCGTGGACCTCGACCTTGTACCGCTTGTGGTTCGCGGCCATGATCGTGTCGAAGCCAGCGTCCTCAATGCCCTTGGTGAGCCCGCCGAAGCCGGAGAACAGGTCGACTGCGGTGTACCCGTCGTGGCGGAAGCGTCGGCGCCTGACGGCCGGCCGGTGGGTGGCAGTACGCGTCTGCTGCATCGTGCGGCGGGCCATCAGACGGCCTCCTCGTCGAGCAGGCGGGCGGCGGTGGCGTCGTCGAGCTGCAGCCGGACCCGGGCGACCAGCTCGGCCGGCGGGAACCACAGCCCCAGCTGGCCCCGCCCGTGGGGGACGGGCAGGGGCAGGGGGGTCACGTCCTTGAGGACGTAGTGGTTGTGGCCGGGCAGGGACCACGGGGTGCACTCCCCGTCGTCGGCGTGGCAGTCGACGATCCGGGCGACGGCGATCACGGCGCGCTGCTCCAGCTGCAGCCCGCGGATGACAGCGGCCATCGGCGGGTGCTTCTTCGCGGCCTTGTCGATCGTCGCGCCCGCGTGGATCAGGACGGGGCCCCGGTACGACCAGCGCTGAACCCGGTTCTCGATCCCCTTGCCCGCGTACGCGATGCACGCGGCGTGGGGCTGGCGGACGGTCAGCGCGCGGACCTGGCGCGGTGCGGCGTTCTGGACGGTGCCGGTCATGCCAG
Coding sequences within:
- a CDS encoding DnaB-like helicase N-terminal domain-containing protein; protein product: MKKLTLKAEEALLGAMLHRPEALPSMRWIPPGTFSRPDYAALWQTLHSIDFSKVAPNDVPAAVTAAVAKIEEPGIRQTLTPSRLSVLANASVCPNPRTAPLYGGMVLEAAIHRAVEHAGETLRATARQAEVDQALKALEQADKTGQRLAQLDAAWKTAPETVRNLLDTTPEQEVTPVPRTEQARVDIQAEGETVASLLYEPRQLHEVTGWLEDRDFSHPQLAAVYQAMRTLDERHAPIDPLTVAWEAQRHPGPQPSDQVLAELQEAGMGGTAAYTAAQVLHTAALDRLDAAGHDLRNYARHPALPVSALVDHAGQALEPVAADHQRIQHAEREPELASDKEPAPPAPAHTPDAPAHQHEMEM
- a CDS encoding DUF1643 domain-containing protein, with the protein product MTLPEQIQAWAADQGLTHQQGDAGTAVFSPDLVHRYALTRTWVPGPHWVYVLLNPSMATADQDDPTVRRLVGFAQRDRCGGLVLANLFAVRSTDPSVLTTGLLDTVGAHNDALLQLLAETAHDLTLGWGAWGRLQRAAIVEKAHGARLWALGTTKAGHPRHPLYLPAVAPLHPYEPGGVAR
- a CDS encoding DUF4326 domain-containing protein, which translates into the protein MTPKSFDPEMNGGLQLGLDLFEEEHQEQVAATGPTTVVCLKGRRDDPEIEGVVYVGRPMYQGGWHLAGHLLANPFKVGKHGTAEDVVAKYRVWLDQHRDLVARELPRLKGQRLGCWCPEGEPCHARVLAELADAAEVTP
- a CDS encoding DNA cytosine methyltransferase produces the protein MARRTMQQTRTATHRPAVRRRRFRHDGYTAVDLFSGFGGLTKGIEDAGFDTIMAANHKRYKVEVHEANHPQAEHWIADLVNPESSDYHSARDLPPADLLAAGVSCVNHSLANTIRAYEQGATLFELEDPDYEAQVTRSERDRATANCVLQYAAKHHPRLILVECTTQLTSWGPALPGRKKVGDGSTYRYWLKQFDLLGYNHKVLYLNSQFFGVPQSRDRGYWVFVDKSLPMPDLEHRPVSHCGRCDKDVEAVWTWKTGIPESGTVTYGRQYEYRCPSCRRPVVPSMTPSLAALDLADLGTRIGDKPVKTFPDGFVGPLARSSMARAERCRQRFADFPAILMPAKGVHGSERLLLQPMATQTSQQETAILSTGPVVQPLWAQDAADGLVTPTMALAVDNFQGAARGAGEPLPTQVGSETLALVSSGVIPYRKNTLPTLHSEAMPTFTSEQIPAVLTAAGWYKQNGTSPDHGTAPHPVTDPLGTLTATDTTALLRAQWQASLADLPLEDCFYRMMAAHEIGRGCGFDVDFNEYRGTFTVWGSARNQVDGFGNAVSPQVGTWIGNRLRAVLHRAEAA